The proteins below come from a single Ictalurus punctatus breed USDA103 chromosome 29, Coco_2.0, whole genome shotgun sequence genomic window:
- the apbb2b gene encoding amyloid beta precursor protein binding family B member 2 isoform X6 → MAERKNAKAMAGGSLQDRSHTGLDVPLQAEFPTPKTELVQKFQVLYVGMMPVARPIGMDILNGAVDSLMTSSARDDWIPVMLNVADATVTVIKEKEEEEEVLVECRVRFLSFMGVGRDVHSFAFIMDTGSQHFECHVFWCEPNAGSVSEAVQAACMLRYQKCLVARPPSQKSCSQAPPSDSVTRRVSTSVKRGVLSLIDTLKQKRPVTELPQ, encoded by the exons ATGGCAGAGCGTAAGAATGCCAAAGCTATGGCCGGAGGATCTCTGCAGGACAGGAGCCACACGGGACTCGACGTCCCGCTGCAGG CAGAGTTCCCCACACCAAAGACTGAACTGGTGCAGAAGTTTCAGGTCCTGTATGTTGGCATGATGCCAGTAGCCAGACCCATCG GCATGGACATTCTAAACGGCGCAGTGGACAGcctgatgacatcatcagccCGAGACGACTGGATCCCAGTGATGCTGAATGTAGCGGACGCGACAGTCACGGTCATCAAAGAGAag gaagaggaagaggaagtccTAGTGGAGTGCCGCGTGCGTTTCCTGTCGTTCATGGGCGTGGGGAGAGACGTGCACTCGTTCGCCTTCATCATGGACACGGGCAGCCAGCACTTTGAGTGCCACGTGTTCTGGTGCGAACCCAACGCGGGCAGCGTGTCCGAGGCGGTGCAGGCCGCGTGCATG TTACGATACCAGAAGTGTCTGGTGGCGCGACCACCGTCGCAGAAGTCTTGCTCGCAGGCCCCGCCCTCCGACTCAGTGACGCGCCGGGTCTCCACCAGCGTCAAACGCGGCGTCCTGTCTCTCATCGACACTCTCAAACAGAAGAGACCCGTCACGGAGCTGCCACAATAg